A window of the Azospirillum formosense genome harbors these coding sequences:
- a CDS encoding electron transfer flavoprotein-ubiquinone oxidoreductase gives MDRDPREVMEYDVLVVGAGPSGLSAAIRLKQLAVDAGQELSVCVVEKGSEVGAHLLSGAVFEPHALDELIPDWKDKGAPLITPAREDRFLYLTETKALKSPFAPPQMHNHGNYIISLGNLARWMAAQAEELGVEIYPGFAAAEVLYDDTGAVKGVATGDMGIGKDGEKTANYTPGMELHAKQTIFAEGCRGSLTKTLFERFDLRRDADPQTYGIGIKELWEVDPAKSQPGLIVHTIGWPMDAKTYGGSWLYHMEGNLVSVGFVVGLDYENPHLSPFEEFQRYKTHPAIRPTFEGGRRIAYGARALSEGGFQSIPKLTFPGGVIVGDAAGFLNVPKIKGNHTAMKSGMLAAEAVFELLSADANSDGPAREAVAYPEKLKASWVWSELHAVRNIRPGFQKGLWAGLANAAYETATKGKSPWTLHHRHGDHETLKKASEMPKIAYPKPDGVVSFDRLSSVYLSNTNHEEDQPAHLTLKDASVPIAVNLALYDAPETRYCPAGVYEIVRAADGSDPRLQINAQNCVHCKTCDIKDPTQNINWVVPEGGGGPNYPGGM, from the coding sequence ATGGATCGCGATCCGCGCGAGGTGATGGAGTACGACGTCCTTGTCGTCGGAGCCGGCCCGTCGGGCCTGAGCGCGGCCATCCGCCTGAAACAGCTCGCCGTTGATGCGGGGCAGGAGCTCTCGGTCTGCGTCGTGGAGAAGGGCTCGGAGGTCGGCGCCCACCTGCTCTCCGGCGCGGTGTTCGAGCCGCACGCGCTGGACGAGCTGATCCCCGACTGGAAGGACAAGGGCGCGCCCCTGATCACCCCGGCGCGCGAGGACCGCTTCCTCTACCTCACCGAGACCAAGGCGCTGAAGTCGCCCTTCGCCCCGCCGCAGATGCACAATCACGGCAACTACATCATCAGCCTCGGCAACCTCGCCCGCTGGATGGCCGCCCAGGCCGAGGAGCTGGGGGTGGAGATCTACCCCGGCTTCGCCGCGGCGGAGGTGCTCTACGACGACACGGGTGCCGTCAAGGGTGTCGCCACCGGCGACATGGGCATCGGCAAGGACGGCGAGAAGACCGCCAACTACACGCCGGGCATGGAGCTGCACGCCAAACAGACCATCTTCGCCGAGGGCTGCCGCGGCTCGCTGACCAAGACGCTGTTCGAGCGCTTCGACCTGCGCCGCGACGCCGACCCGCAGACCTACGGCATCGGCATCAAGGAGCTGTGGGAGGTCGATCCCGCCAAGTCGCAGCCCGGCCTGATCGTCCACACCATCGGCTGGCCGATGGACGCCAAGACCTACGGCGGCTCCTGGCTCTACCACATGGAGGGCAACCTGGTGTCGGTCGGCTTCGTGGTCGGGCTCGACTACGAAAACCCGCACCTCTCGCCGTTCGAGGAGTTCCAGCGCTACAAGACCCACCCGGCGATCCGCCCGACCTTCGAGGGCGGGCGGCGCATCGCCTACGGCGCCCGCGCGCTGTCGGAGGGTGGCTTCCAGTCGATCCCCAAGCTGACCTTCCCCGGCGGCGTCATCGTTGGCGACGCGGCGGGCTTCCTCAACGTGCCCAAGATCAAGGGCAACCACACCGCGATGAAGTCGGGGATGCTGGCGGCCGAGGCGGTGTTCGAGCTGCTGTCGGCCGACGCCAACTCCGATGGGCCGGCGCGCGAGGCGGTGGCCTATCCGGAGAAGCTGAAGGCGTCGTGGGTGTGGTCGGAGCTTCACGCGGTGCGCAACATCCGCCCCGGCTTCCAGAAGGGGCTATGGGCGGGTCTGGCCAACGCGGCCTACGAGACGGCGACTAAGGGCAAGTCGCCGTGGACGCTGCACCATCGGCACGGCGACCACGAGACGCTGAAAAAGGCGTCGGAGATGCCGAAGATCGCCTATCCCAAGCCGGACGGGGTGGTGTCGTTCGACCGTCTGTCGTCGGTGTACCTGTCGAACACCAACCACGAGGAGGACCAGCCGGCGCACCTGACGCTGAAGGATGCGTCGGTGCCGATCGCGGTCAATCTGGCGCTCTACGACGCGCCGGAGACGCGCTACTGCCCGGCGGGCGTGTACGAGATCGTGCGGGCGGCGGACGGCAGCGACCCGCGGCTGCAGATCAACGCGCAGAACTGCGTGCACTGCAAGACCTGCGACATCAAGGACCCCACCCAGAACATCAACTGGGTCGTCCCGGAGGGCGGCGGCGGCCCCAACTATCCCGGCGGCATGTAA
- a CDS encoding helicase-related protein, translating into MDMTSPDPSGTGPSHAGEPADPHLVHELASAHPDVVTAAAAGVTRVAHGEGLGLVPLGLPLPKGKRDLLVPAERREAVLLEIQGTLDRARRRNALLAQGRRALEGWSTSLHPADDRTRVRAVRSDDLPWPGLPAPVRLQVSRVLDAMELADLTDDDLALRLEGDPALAAALEDALSRTAARLHRYAGETDGAEDAWTFASLADRLSRAARNRHAVDELLERWDREFAVWRRERAEARGRAYVDRHFDLARFEKLFPVARGLGRRLVLVVGPTNSGKTHHAIEALKGAWDGIYLAPLRLLALEVMERLNAEGTPASLLTGEEAIVTPGARHTASTIEVMDPDRPVEVAVIDEIQMLADPDRGWAWTAALMGAPAETVYILGAPEARPLVERVAAHLGERLEVIELERKVPLTLIDRRLNWEEVEPGDALIAFSRREIHSVRDTLRAKGLSVAAVYGALAPEVRRREAARFLSGEADVVVATDAIGMGLNLPCRRVLFTALEKFDGTSVRPLSATEVKQIAGRAGRFGKFESGEFGVVGRGTPQALRNLLEKADGRLRADAPLTVRPTRAMLARLADHIGTEETVLLLDCVADARTAGSPYRVGDLSGMRRLAVMLDERRLGLPAKLDLLLIPADLEDEAEARILAAILGAVEAGEPSPLGRFVPARLDGLDGAALEGLSRACDLYYWAARKFPTLFPEREAVRGRRGEISRRLADLLATRGARSAGQRREPPPKAGFRGAPRKRFGPRR; encoded by the coding sequence ATGGACATGACCTCCCCCGACCCTTCCGGCACAGGCCCTTCCCACGCCGGCGAGCCCGCCGACCCGCATCTGGTGCACGAACTGGCCAGCGCCCACCCCGACGTGGTGACCGCCGCCGCCGCGGGCGTGACGCGGGTGGCCCATGGCGAGGGGCTGGGTCTGGTGCCGCTCGGCCTGCCGCTGCCCAAGGGCAAGCGCGACCTGCTGGTCCCGGCGGAGCGGCGCGAGGCGGTGCTTCTGGAGATCCAGGGCACGCTCGACCGCGCGCGGCGGCGCAACGCCCTGCTCGCCCAGGGACGCCGCGCGCTGGAGGGCTGGTCGACCAGCCTGCACCCGGCGGACGACCGCACGCGGGTGCGGGCGGTGCGCAGCGACGACCTGCCCTGGCCCGGCCTGCCGGCGCCGGTGCGGCTCCAAGTGTCGCGCGTGCTCGACGCCATGGAGCTGGCCGACCTGACGGACGACGACTTGGCCCTGCGGCTGGAGGGCGACCCGGCGCTGGCTGCCGCGCTGGAGGACGCGCTGTCGCGCACCGCCGCCCGTCTGCACCGCTATGCCGGGGAGACGGACGGTGCGGAGGATGCCTGGACCTTTGCGTCGCTGGCCGACCGGCTGTCCCGCGCCGCCCGCAACCGCCATGCCGTGGACGAGTTGCTGGAGCGCTGGGACCGCGAGTTCGCCGTCTGGCGGCGCGAGCGGGCGGAAGCGCGCGGGCGCGCCTATGTGGACCGGCATTTCGACCTCGCCCGCTTCGAGAAGCTGTTCCCGGTGGCCCGCGGGCTGGGGCGGCGGCTGGTGCTGGTGGTGGGCCCGACCAACTCCGGCAAGACCCACCACGCCATCGAGGCGCTGAAGGGCGCCTGGGACGGCATCTATCTGGCTCCGCTGCGCCTGCTGGCATTGGAGGTGATGGAGCGGCTGAACGCCGAGGGCACGCCGGCCTCCCTGCTCACCGGCGAGGAGGCCATCGTGACGCCGGGCGCCCGCCACACCGCCTCGACCATCGAGGTGATGGACCCCGACCGCCCGGTCGAGGTGGCGGTGATCGACGAGATCCAGATGCTTGCCGATCCCGACCGCGGCTGGGCCTGGACGGCGGCGCTGATGGGCGCACCGGCGGAGACCGTCTACATCCTCGGCGCCCCGGAGGCCCGCCCGCTCGTCGAGCGGGTGGCGGCCCATCTCGGCGAGCGGCTGGAGGTGATCGAGCTGGAGCGCAAGGTGCCGCTGACCCTGATCGACCGCCGCCTGAACTGGGAGGAGGTGGAGCCCGGCGACGCGCTGATCGCCTTCTCCCGGCGGGAGATTCATTCCGTGCGCGACACGCTGCGCGCCAAGGGCCTGTCGGTCGCCGCGGTCTACGGCGCGCTGGCCCCGGAGGTGCGGCGGCGGGAGGCGGCGCGCTTCCTGTCCGGCGAGGCCGACGTGGTGGTGGCGACCGACGCCATCGGCATGGGGCTGAACCTGCCCTGCCGCCGCGTGCTGTTCACCGCGCTGGAGAAGTTCGACGGGACCAGCGTCCGCCCGCTGAGCGCGACGGAGGTCAAGCAGATCGCCGGACGCGCCGGGCGCTTCGGCAAGTTCGAGTCGGGGGAGTTCGGCGTGGTCGGGCGGGGCACGCCGCAGGCCCTACGGAACCTCCTGGAAAAGGCGGACGGGCGGCTGCGCGCCGACGCCCCGCTGACCGTGCGGCCGACCCGCGCCATGCTGGCCCGTCTGGCCGATCACATCGGGACGGAGGAGACGGTCCTGCTGCTCGACTGCGTCGCCGACGCCCGCACGGCAGGGTCGCCCTACCGGGTGGGCGACCTGTCCGGCATGCGGCGGCTGGCGGTGATGCTGGACGAGCGGCGGCTGGGCCTGCCGGCCAAGCTCGACCTGCTGCTGATCCCCGCCGACCTGGAGGACGAGGCGGAGGCGCGCATCCTCGCCGCCATCCTCGGCGCGGTGGAGGCCGGGGAGCCGTCACCGCTCGGACGCTTCGTCCCGGCGCGGCTCGACGGGCTGGACGGGGCGGCGCTGGAGGGGCTGTCGCGGGCCTGCGACCTTTATTACTGGGCGGCGCGCAAGTTCCCGACCCTATTCCCGGAACGGGAGGCGGTGCGCGGTCGCCGCGGCGAGATCAGCCGGCGTCTGGCCGACCTGCTCGCCACGCGCGGGGCGCGGTCGGCCGGGCAGCGGCGCGAGCCGCCGCCCAAGGCCGGTTTCCGTGGCGCCCCGCGCAAGCGCTTCGGGCCGCGGCGGTAG
- a CDS encoding helix-turn-helix domain-containing protein, translating into MTFSVATVAAAAVVPPPMPAPQPRAAESVTGRCAGCSARSKGLCGALTAGDLPDLSTTSRPLDLLSATPVVMEGEEAEAVFTVMSGMLKLYKTLPDGRQQITGFATAGDVIGLAVGSGYAYTAETVTASTVCRMSRTALRRLMERHPAVQGRLLAMTSVELSAAQDQILLLGCKTAVERVSSFLLALSRRSRPLADGTPSAFLPMPKVDIGAYLGLRPETLSRVLRKLESAGAITRLTNDRIRIENPAALEAAA; encoded by the coding sequence ATGACCTTCTCCGTCGCCACCGTCGCCGCCGCCGCCGTTGTCCCGCCGCCGATGCCCGCCCCGCAGCCGCGCGCGGCGGAGTCGGTGACCGGCCGCTGCGCCGGCTGCTCGGCGCGGAGCAAGGGGCTGTGCGGCGCCCTGACCGCCGGGGACCTGCCGGATCTGTCGACGACGTCGCGGCCGCTGGACCTGCTGTCGGCGACTCCGGTGGTGATGGAGGGCGAGGAGGCCGAGGCCGTCTTCACCGTGATGTCGGGCATGCTGAAGCTCTACAAGACCCTGCCGGACGGCCGCCAGCAGATCACCGGCTTCGCCACCGCGGGCGACGTGATCGGGCTCGCCGTGGGCAGCGGCTACGCCTACACCGCCGAGACGGTCACCGCCTCCACCGTCTGCCGGATGTCGCGGACGGCGCTGCGCCGCCTGATGGAGCGGCACCCGGCGGTCCAGGGGCGGCTGCTCGCCATGACCTCGGTCGAGCTGTCGGCGGCGCAGGACCAGATCCTGCTCCTTGGCTGCAAGACGGCGGTGGAGCGGGTGTCCAGCTTCCTCCTCGCCCTGTCGCGGCGGTCGCGCCCTCTGGCCGATGGCACGCCCAGCGCCTTCCTTCCCATGCCGAAGGTGGACATCGGCGCCTATCTCGGCCTGCGCCCCGAAACGCTGTCGCGCGTGCTGCGCAAGCTGGAGAGCGCCGGAGCGATCACCCGCCTGACCAACGACCGCATCCGCATCGAGAACCCGGCGGCGCTCGAAGCCGCCGCCTGA